One segment of Streptomyces sp. NA02950 DNA contains the following:
- a CDS encoding LCP family protein — protein MADDSSGTPVSPGPGARGAGGRRRKRPSTRRRAVHYTIWTLAAVLVLGGAGLGYLYYKLNGNLTSVDINNALGSDRPKNVDNGSMDILVLGSDSRAGKNAKYGKDEGTSRSDTAMVVHVYQGRQKASVVSIPRDTMVKRPSCVKDGEEKPAARQAMFNSAYEVGGPACAVKTVESMTHIRMDHYLEVDFSGFKQLINDLGGVDITTTTPIHDEKSHLDLEPGPHSLDGEQSLGLVRTRHGVGDGSDLGRIKLQQAFVKALLDQIKQVDVFDNPKKLYDLADTSTKALTTDSELGSVNKLKGFAEGLKGIGSGDMKMTTLPVQYDPEDPARVLPMKRKCELMWRALRQDRPIPASATKGSAGDATSAGKVVK, from the coding sequence ATGGCTGACGACAGCAGCGGTACGCCGGTGAGCCCGGGCCCAGGAGCGCGCGGAGCCGGTGGCCGCCGCCGCAAACGGCCCAGCACCCGCCGCCGCGCCGTGCACTACACGATATGGACCCTGGCCGCCGTGCTGGTCCTCGGCGGTGCCGGACTCGGATACCTCTACTACAAGCTCAACGGCAACCTCACCAGCGTCGACATCAACAACGCCCTCGGCTCCGACCGCCCCAAGAACGTCGACAACGGTTCGATGGACATCCTCGTCCTCGGCTCCGACTCCCGGGCCGGGAAGAACGCCAAGTACGGCAAGGACGAGGGCACCTCCCGCTCCGACACCGCGATGGTCGTCCACGTCTACCAGGGCCGCCAGAAGGCCAGCGTGGTCAGCATCCCGCGGGACACCATGGTCAAGCGCCCCTCCTGCGTGAAGGACGGCGAGGAGAAGCCCGCGGCGCGGCAGGCCATGTTCAACAGCGCCTACGAGGTCGGCGGCCCGGCCTGTGCCGTGAAGACCGTCGAGTCCATGACCCACATACGCATGGACCACTACCTCGAAGTCGACTTCTCCGGCTTCAAGCAGCTGATCAACGACCTCGGCGGCGTCGACATCACCACCACCACCCCGATCCACGACGAGAAGAGCCACCTCGACCTCGAGCCCGGCCCGCACAGCCTCGACGGAGAGCAGTCCCTCGGCCTGGTGCGGACCCGGCACGGCGTCGGCGACGGCAGCGACCTCGGGCGGATCAAGCTCCAGCAGGCGTTCGTCAAGGCGCTGCTGGACCAGATCAAGCAGGTCGACGTGTTCGACAACCCGAAGAAGCTCTACGACCTGGCGGACACCTCCACCAAGGCCCTCACCACCGACTCCGAGCTGGGCTCGGTGAACAAGCTGAAGGGCTTCGCCGAGGGCCTCAAGGGCATCGGCTCGGGCGATATGAAGATGACCACGCTGCCCGTGCAGTACGACCCCGAGGACCCCGCCCGGGTGCTGCCCATGAAGCGGAAGTGCGAGCTGATGTGGCGGGCGCTGCGGCAGGACCGGCCGATCCCCGCGTCCGCCACCAAGGGCTCGGCCGGCGACGCCACCAGCGCGGGCAAGGTCGTCAAGTAA
- the rho gene encoding transcription termination factor Rho, with translation MSDTTDLMGVNASGTSDSSVGNAAAPATDAPAAPATGAATGAAPRRRRSGTGLDAMVLAELQQLASSLGIKGTARMRKSQLIEVIKEKQAAGSGGAQSSESASDEEVTKPKRRATSRVRTGDGSADAAKQETTAKAGKADKADKADKADKSAKAEKSDQAEKAVAQQQIEIPGQPGEPAADEQPAGERRRRRATASAGSPEQGATATAVETKTEAKADAKAEAAVDTAEGKGGKGGADRQDRQERGQKGDRRERGGQRDRRGGKGDDGQQGGGRQQRDGRGQGQQRAGADDTDDDFEGGRRGRRGRYRDRRGRRGRDDFGNEPQVSEDDVLIPVAGILDILDNYAFIRTSGYLPGPNDVYVSLAQVRKNGLRKGDHVTGAVRQPREGERREKFNALVRLDSVNGMAPETGRGRPEFGKLTPLYPQDRLRLETEASGLTTRIIDLVAPIGKGQRGLIVAPPKTGKTMIMQAIANAITRNSPECHLMVVLVDERPEEVTDMQRSVKGEVISSTFDRPAEDHTTVAELAIERAKRLVELGHDVVVLLDSITRLGRAYNLAAPASGRILSGGVDSTALYPPKKFFGAARNIEDGGSLTILATALVETGSRMDEVIFEEFKGTGNMELKLDRKLADKRIFPAVDVDPSSTRKEEILLAPEELNIVWKLRRVLHALDSQQAIELLLDKMKQTKSNAEFLMQIAKTTPTPGNGD, from the coding sequence GTGAGCGACACCACCGATCTGATGGGCGTGAACGCCTCCGGTACCTCCGACAGCAGTGTCGGCAATGCCGCCGCGCCCGCTACGGACGCTCCCGCCGCGCCTGCCACCGGTGCTGCCACTGGCGCTGCCCCGCGGCGACGCCGCTCGGGCACCGGCCTTGACGCCATGGTCCTGGCGGAGCTCCAGCAGCTCGCCTCGAGCCTCGGCATCAAGGGCACCGCGCGGATGCGCAAGAGCCAGCTGATCGAGGTCATCAAGGAGAAGCAGGCCGCGGGCTCCGGCGGAGCCCAGAGCTCCGAGAGCGCCTCCGACGAGGAGGTGACCAAGCCCAAGCGCCGTGCCACCTCCCGGGTCCGTACGGGCGATGGCAGCGCCGACGCGGCCAAGCAGGAGACGACCGCGAAGGCGGGCAAGGCCGACAAGGCCGACAAGGCCGACAAGGCCGACAAGTCCGCCAAGGCGGAGAAGAGCGACCAGGCCGAGAAGGCTGTGGCGCAGCAGCAGATCGAGATCCCGGGCCAGCCGGGCGAGCCGGCTGCCGATGAGCAGCCCGCCGGTGAGCGCCGCCGCCGTCGTGCGACCGCGTCCGCCGGGAGCCCCGAGCAGGGGGCCACGGCCACCGCCGTCGAGACCAAGACCGAGGCCAAGGCGGACGCGAAGGCCGAGGCCGCCGTGGACACCGCCGAGGGTAAGGGCGGCAAGGGCGGCGCCGACCGCCAGGACCGCCAGGAGCGCGGTCAGAAGGGCGACCGCCGGGAGCGCGGCGGCCAGCGCGACCGCCGCGGCGGCAAGGGGGACGACGGCCAGCAGGGCGGCGGCCGCCAGCAGCGTGACGGGCGCGGCCAGGGCCAGCAGCGCGCCGGCGCCGATGACACCGACGACGACTTCGAGGGCGGGCGCCGCGGGCGCCGCGGCCGGTACCGCGACCGCCGTGGCCGCCGTGGCCGCGACGACTTCGGCAACGAGCCGCAGGTGTCCGAGGACGATGTGCTGATCCCGGTCGCGGGCATCCTCGACATCCTCGACAACTACGCGTTCATCCGGACCTCCGGTTACCTCCCGGGCCCGAACGACGTGTACGTCTCGCTCGCCCAGGTGCGCAAGAACGGTCTGCGCAAGGGCGACCACGTCACCGGTGCGGTCCGTCAGCCGCGCGAGGGCGAGCGCCGCGAGAAGTTCAACGCGCTGGTCCGGCTGGACTCGGTCAACGGCATGGCGCCCGAAACCGGGCGCGGGCGGCCGGAGTTCGGCAAGCTGACGCCGCTTTACCCGCAGGACCGGCTGCGGCTGGAGACCGAGGCCAGCGGGCTGACGACCCGGATCATCGATCTGGTCGCGCCGATCGGCAAGGGCCAGCGCGGCCTGATCGTGGCCCCGCCGAAGACCGGCAAGACCATGATCATGCAGGCGATCGCCAACGCGATCACCCGCAACAGCCCCGAGTGCCATCTGATGGTCGTCCTCGTCGACGAGCGGCCGGAAGAGGTCACCGACATGCAGCGGTCGGTGAAGGGCGAGGTCATCTCCTCGACCTTCGACCGCCCGGCCGAGGACCACACCACCGTCGCCGAGCTGGCGATCGAGCGGGCCAAGCGCCTGGTCGAGCTGGGTCATGACGTGGTGGTGCTGCTGGACTCGATCACGCGTCTGGGCCGTGCGTACAACCTGGCGGCGCCCGCCTCCGGCCGCATCCTGTCCGGTGGTGTCGACTCCACCGCGCTCTACCCGCCGAAGAAGTTCTTCGGTGCGGCGCGCAACATCGAGGACGGCGGCTCGCTGACCATCCTGGCCACCGCGCTGGTCGAGACCGGCTCGCGGATGGACGAGGTGATCTTCGAGGAGTTCAAGGGCACCGGCAACATGGAGCTCAAGCTGGACCGGAAGCTCGCCGACAAGCGCATCTTCCCGGCGGTGGACGTCGACCCGTCCAGCACCCGCAAGGAGGAGATCCTGCTGGCGCCGGAGGAGCTGAACATCGTCTGGAAGCTCCGCCGGGTGCTGCACGCGCTGGACTCGCAGCAGGCCATCGAACTGCTGCTGGACAAGATGAAGCAGACCAAGTCCAACGCCGAGTTCCTGATGCAGATCGCCAAGACCACGCCCACCCCGGGCAACGGCGACTGA
- the thrB gene encoding homoserine kinase, whose product MAGPAFRAAAVRVRVPASSANLGPGFDALGLALGLYDDVVVRVADSGLHVDIAGEGAPTLPRDESHLLVRSLRTAFDLLGGQPRGLEVVCANRIPHGRGLGSSSAAICAGIVAARAVTIGGAEKLDDAALLELATEIEGHPDNVAACLLGGFTLAWTDAGAARAIRMDPADSIVPVVFVPGSPVLTETARGLLPRTVPHVDAAVNAGRAALLVEALTRRPELLLAATEDRLHQEYRAPAMPESLALVNRLRADGVPAVISGAGPTVLALVEDGAADKVARLAGEGWAANRLALDAGGASVLPLS is encoded by the coding sequence ATGGCCGGTCCAGCGTTCCGCGCCGCCGCCGTCCGAGTGCGCGTCCCCGCCTCGAGCGCCAATCTCGGCCCCGGCTTCGACGCCCTCGGCCTGGCCCTGGGGCTCTACGACGATGTGGTGGTCCGGGTGGCCGACTCCGGTCTGCATGTCGACATCGCGGGCGAAGGCGCACCGACCCTGCCGCGCGACGAGAGCCATCTGCTCGTACGGTCCCTGCGGACCGCGTTCGACCTGCTGGGCGGTCAGCCGCGGGGCCTCGAGGTGGTCTGCGCCAACCGGATTCCGCACGGCCGCGGCCTCGGTTCCTCCTCCGCCGCCATCTGCGCCGGGATCGTCGCCGCGCGCGCGGTGACCATAGGCGGCGCCGAGAAGCTCGACGACGCGGCGCTGCTGGAGCTGGCCACCGAGATCGAGGGCCACCCCGACAATGTCGCCGCGTGTCTGCTCGGCGGCTTCACCCTCGCCTGGACGGACGCGGGAGCCGCGCGGGCGATCAGGATGGACCCGGCCGATTCCATCGTTCCGGTGGTCTTCGTCCCGGGCAGCCCGGTGCTCACGGAGACCGCCCGCGGACTGCTGCCGCGCACCGTCCCGCATGTGGACGCGGCGGTCAACGCGGGCCGGGCGGCCCTGCTCGTTGAGGCCCTGACCAGGCGTCCCGAGCTGCTGCTCGCGGCGACGGAGGACCGGCTGCACCAGGAATACCGCGCTCCGGCGATGCCCGAGAGCCTGGCCCTGGTGAACCGACTGCGCGCGGACGGCGTCCCCGCGGTCATCTCCGGTGCGGGCCCCACGGTGCTCGCGCTGGTCGAGGACGGTGCGGCCGACAAGGTCGCACGACTGGCGGGTGAGGGATGGGCGGCCAACCGGCTGGCTCTCGACGCCGGGGGGGCGAGCGTTCTGCCGCTCAGCTGA